Genomic DNA from Macadamia integrifolia cultivar HAES 741 chromosome 6, SCU_Mint_v3, whole genome shotgun sequence:
atGTATCTCAAATGCCTCCTTCTCTATTATCTCATACCCTCAGATCTCTATCTTTCCACAGAAACATCTTAAAAAGGTAAAATGACAGAAAGATAGCTTTAAAAAGGTGTTAGTGATAGCTTTGAAGATCTTCCTTCCTGGAGCTATAcgttgaaataataaaaaaaaaatgtgtcaaGGAAGAGTCGCTTgaacagaataaaaaaatcaacttttAATGAGTTAACACAAATTGATGATTTTGTCGGAGAAAGACATTCTCATAACAGGATCAATACCAAACGGACTCTTTCCTAtcatccccctcccctcttaGGTACTGTTTGGTatcattctaaaaaaacattttttgaaatttatggTACACTTATGATATGTTTCTGTTTTTCcagaacaaaaagtgaaaaaaaaaaaaaaaaaaactgaaaaaaaggaGATTGGATAGAACTCCAAAAGAACTATCGtttcattttataaaaaatagagCTATCGTTCtagataaaaatctgaaattttgaaacatgatttttcgtttaaaaacgatattttgacacagaaattgaaattttcgcttttgacacgaaacgtcgtttctagaataaaaacaataccaaacggagccttgtCTCTGCCAAAtgttgtttctgttcttttcttgaTGTAAAGATATTTCTGGACCTATTTTACCAAATGTTTTTTCAATTTCATCAGAGTATTCTCATAGCATGAGATAAAGAAtgaacacttctgtaaaagaacaaTCTCTGAGAATAGAAATGTTGTCAAACGACAGCTAGAAGTGtcaaaatgaaatcaaaatcgaataccaaaatcaaaatagagCCGAATTAAACAACCCAATAAATTCGATTTGAGTACATGAGTATTTAActtggttcggttcgattcgattcGATTAGGTTAGGGTACAATTTCAGTTCAGAAACAATCGattcaaaccaaaatcgaaccgaattaTCCCCACTTGAAACAAACCCAACTCGGTCTCTCgactggttcttcttcttctctcccaacCCTAAATCCATTCTCTCATCCTCCTCGGTCCCCCCAGACTCCAGCCTCCCCGACGCCGACGCTGACGCCCTTTGCTGCTTCTTAAATACGTGGACCTTGGTGTTGTATGCCGTGGTGGTGCActggtgcttcttcttcttttacttttttcagTCAAAGAATAGTGCTAGCCCTAAGATAGAGATTTGAGAGGAGAGGGAGAACACTGAACACTGAATAGTGCATATATAACCGTTTAGTTGGATAGTagcataccacctcaaacaactttctcggagcttgacctgaattggggcaactcccaaatcaggcATGTGTTCTAATTCAATCACAACCTGATGGGTTCTGTGAATGGATTACTTCCTGACTCATTCATTGTatcaaattaattaattataccCAAAAGCTCACTGTCATGTCTTTGTATGATTCAACAGGCTAAGTGATGGGTGGAGTAATTCTAGGCTTCCCTGGACCATGGGCTAAGGATTATTGTGAAGTCTCAGATCATTATACATCAAAAATTGGTGGCCTTCCGGTATGTAGCTGCAAACATCTGCTTTGTTGGAACATAGGTGTTTGTGGGTTTGTGGAAATCTTATTGTACAACCACCTTGGCTTCTTTTCAGGATTGGCCTATTCCAAGGGAGTCAATTCCATCTGATCTGCTTCAATGTGGTGCTTGTGGAAGTAATCTCTGTCTTGTTGCACAGGTTTATGCTCCCATTTTAAGTGGCACTTTGAAGATTGAAGAGCGTATTATCTACATTTTTGGATGTGTAATGCCAAAATGTGGGGACAGTCTCCTTAGGTTCTTCTCATCTGGGTTCTATTTTACATTTGCTTTCGGTTGCTTTTGAGTATCAATCTATAATATACAATTTATTAAATTCTGTGAAATAAAGCAGCTGGCATGCTGTTCGAGTTCAGAAGTCCAACAATGTAGAAGGGAGCCCTACCTGCAAACAAGTGATTCCATCAACAGTACCTTCTGGGTCAATTTCAAACAGTAACAAATGGTGGGAAGAAGATTCGTGGACTTGCAGAtctggagaagaagatgaagacaatATTGACCTGGAGGAGCTGGGAAGGGCACTGTCTGAAGCCGCATGCTTGGCTTCTaattccaaaaagaaaaaaaagagtggtATTCATAAGTCTGCGAGGAAGTGCTCACCAGTTTTGCAAGAAGTTGGGGTTGTTCATGCCAACATACCGGGTATGCTTTATACTTCTAAAGAATGATGAAatgaaaatcacaaaaattatAAACCGTAAAT
This window encodes:
- the LOC122082467 gene encoding programmed cell death protein 2-like isoform X1, yielding MGGVILGFPGPWAKDYCEVSDHYTSKIGGLPDWPIPRESIPSDLLQCGACGSNLCLVAQVYAPILSGTLKIEERIIYIFGCVMPKCGDSLLSSWHAVRVQKSNNVEGSPTCKQVIPSTVPSGSISNSNKWWEEDSWTCRSGEEDEDNIDLEELGRALSEAACLASNSKKKKKSGIHKSARKCSPVLQEVGVVHANIPVVPCFYIYSQEQASSRDVSSVCLNYASLSIKENQSDFDSLKEEEVWGEESYEYDRALYADRTYLKFKKWIDAHPEQCYRYSYGGKPLLATKGLGEPGACALCGASRHYEMQLMPPLLFFLREARDGSATHSPDWNWMTLLVYTCSKNCSQWLNNEKSNNGGWTVVKEAIIIQNEEELHESTQVSYFS
- the LOC122082467 gene encoding programmed cell death protein 2-like isoform X2; this encodes MGGVILGFPGPWAKDYCEVSDHYTSKIGGLPDWPIPRESIPSDLLQCGACGSNLCLVAQVYAPILSGTLKIEERIIYIFGCVMPKCGDSLLSWHAVRVQKSNNVEGSPTCKQVIPSTVPSGSISNSNKWWEEDSWTCRSGEEDEDNIDLEELGRALSEAACLASNSKKKKKSGIHKSARKCSPVLQEVGVVHANIPVVPCFYIYSQEQASSRDVSSVCLNYASLSIKENQSDFDSLKEEEVWGEESYEYDRALYADRTYLKFKKWIDAHPEQCYRYSYGGKPLLATKGLGEPGACALCGASRHYEMQLMPPLLFFLREARDGSATHSPDWNWMTLLVYTCSKNCSQWLNNEKSNNGGWTVVKEAIIIQNEEELHESTQVSYFS